Proteins from a genomic interval of Ignavibacteriota bacterium:
- the ssb gene encoding single-stranded DNA-binding protein — MAFSLNKVMLIGNLGQDAEHRFTTNNTEITTFSLATSYSYKGKDGNWVNETTWHNIVLFGASDYLKSNLKKGRKFYVEGRLNKRDYENKEGQKIYVTEIVADKFSIIPLDGSEGGGSQFSSSSNDTNNFVQSESTDNRSEDDDLPF; from the coding sequence ATGGCTTTTTCATTAAATAAAGTGATGCTGATTGGAAATTTAGGTCAGGATGCTGAACACAGATTTACAACAAATAATACGGAAATAACCACTTTCTCATTAGCCACATCGTACAGCTATAAAGGTAAGGATGGGAACTGGGTTAATGAAACTACTTGGCATAATATTGTTTTATTTGGCGCTTCTGATTACTTAAAATCAAATTTGAAAAAAGGCAGAAAATTTTATGTTGAAGGCAGACTGAATAAACGCGACTATGAAAATAAAGAAGGTCAAAAAATTTATGTTACTGAAATAGTTGCGGATAAATTTAGTATTATTCCATTAGACGGCTCTGAAGGCGGAGGTTCGCAGTTCTCTTCTTCATCCAATGATACAAATAATTTTGTTCAATCGGAATCTACCGATAATCGCAGTGAAGATGATGATTTACCATTTTAG
- a CDS encoding SPOR domain-containing protein: MKNILLILVLLLSLSACSIFQSSDDEDEKAKADAEEVYVFDEVDNAKKSKDIDDVKKDVDNTFDDDSDDNEKTDIKPTTQHGYFLQLGAFSTKSRAEQYIKENESKVPFKLSIVYNNVNSLYTVRSSAYNTKSEAQMVREGFWKQNMFKDAFIVTE, translated from the coding sequence ATGAAAAATATATTATTAATCCTTGTTTTATTATTATCGCTTTCCGCATGTTCAATTTTTCAGTCTTCAGATGATGAAGATGAAAAGGCAAAAGCAGATGCCGAAGAGGTTTATGTTTTTGACGAAGTTGACAATGCTAAAAAATCGAAAGACATTGACGATGTTAAAAAAGATGTAGATAATACTTTTGACGACGACAGTGACGATAATGAAAAAACAGATATAAAACCTACAACTCAACATGGATATTTTTTGCAATTAGGTGCATTTTCAACAAAGTCAAGGGCTGAACAATATATAAAGGAAAATGAATCCAAAGTGCCATTTAAGTTATCAATTGTATACAATAATGTAAATTCGCTGTATACTGTTAGAAGCTCGGCTTATAATACTAAATCAGAAGCTCAAATGGTTAGGGAAGGTTTTTGGAAACAAAATATGTTTAAGGACGCATTTATTGTAACCGAATAA
- a CDS encoding outer membrane protein transport protein produces MKKYLSLFIFLFVLKNIFGSGFQINEQGSRAMGLGGAFAGLANDPSAIYFNPAGITQLCGTHLIGGATLIIPSSTFRGPFPSITESAMKSQVFNPVHLYGTHQILDKLFIGLGVGNNYGLGTEWDDEWVGRFMTVKTEIRTFFFNAVASYRIMNEVSVGFGYVFGYGDVLINRKLNLAPFNSEPSLNLEGTGYGSGFIAGIFIHPIPAVSLGLSFRSQVKFDFEGDATPKNYSSQFKDMLPSGAITAPLTTPENITLGVAIRPLKSFTLTADYQYVGWDSYDKLEVKFKDFIDSETGELLVSSSDRNYVNSFIARVGTEFELNKTITARAGFLYDRNPVPDERLDPTLPDADRMGLNIGGTYNLSENISVEAAYMFLRFAERTITKSLENYSGIENSNSPMNGVYNSTANLMSITLGYKF; encoded by the coding sequence GTGAAAAAATATTTATCTTTATTCATCTTTTTATTTGTACTTAAAAATATATTTGGAAGCGGATTTCAAATTAATGAGCAAGGCTCAAGAGCAATGGGATTAGGCGGCGCGTTTGCCGGATTGGCAAATGATCCTTCCGCAATTTACTTTAATCCAGCCGGAATAACTCAACTTTGCGGTACGCATTTGATTGGCGGAGCAACTCTCATTATACCAAGTTCAACTTTTCGAGGACCTTTTCCCTCAATCACAGAATCAGCTATGAAGTCGCAAGTTTTTAACCCGGTGCATTTATATGGAACTCATCAAATTCTGGATAAACTTTTTATAGGTCTTGGAGTTGGCAATAATTATGGATTAGGAACCGAATGGGATGATGAATGGGTAGGTAGATTCATGACAGTTAAAACCGAAATTAGAACATTTTTCTTTAATGCTGTTGCGTCATATAGAATTATGAATGAAGTATCTGTCGGTTTCGGATATGTTTTTGGGTACGGAGATGTTTTAATAAATAGGAAATTAAATTTAGCGCCATTTAATAGCGAACCATCATTAAATTTGGAAGGAACTGGTTACGGATCAGGATTTATTGCCGGAATATTCATCCATCCAATTCCGGCTGTTTCTTTAGGGTTATCATTCAGAAGTCAGGTTAAATTTGATTTTGAAGGAGATGCAACTCCCAAAAATTATTCATCACAATTTAAAGATATGCTCCCGAGCGGAGCAATTACGGCTCCATTGACAACTCCTGAAAATATTACTTTAGGCGTTGCAATAAGACCGTTAAAGAGTTTTACACTAACGGCTGATTATCAGTATGTCGGCTGGGACAGTTATGATAAATTAGAAGTTAAATTTAAAGATTTTATCGATTCTGAAACGGGAGAACTACTTGTTTCTTCATCGGATCGAAATTATGTAAATTCGTTTATTGCCAGAGTAGGAACCGAATTTGAATTAAATAAAACTATTACAGCCAGAGCCGGTTTTCTTTATGATCGTAATCCGGTACCGGATGAAAGACTTGATCCTACACTTCCTGATGCAGACCGTATGGGATTAAATATCGGAGGGACATATAATCTGAGTGAAAACATTTCGGTTGAAGCTGCATATATGTTTTTAAGATTCGCTGAAAGAACAATCACAAAATCATTAGAAAACTACAGCGGAATTGAAAATAGTAATTCTCCAATGAATGGAGTTTATAATTCTACGGCAAATTTAATGTCAATTACACTTGGATATAAATTTTAA
- a CDS encoding acetyl-CoA carboxylase biotin carboxyl carrier protein subunit, translating into MNEFVASVNSKKIIIRTEDFKKVLINDFEFNCDISKLSQYTFKVEINNKIFHTTVVQKNKESMLFLIDGKYIETSIKTLLEEKAENYLRNKESTTSIEQVYSPMPGLILKYYKNIDDEVKQGDPIILLEAMKMENEIHAPKSGIITNIHVKIGISVEKNQLLMSIK; encoded by the coding sequence ATGAATGAATTTGTCGCGTCGGTCAATTCAAAAAAAATTATTATTAGAACCGAAGATTTTAAAAAGGTCTTAATAAATGATTTTGAATTCAACTGTGATATTTCGAAATTATCACAGTATACGTTTAAAGTTGAAATTAATAATAAGATTTTTCATACAACGGTTGTTCAAAAAAATAAAGAATCAATGTTATTTTTAATTGACGGCAAATATATTGAAACCTCAATTAAAACTTTACTGGAAGAAAAAGCTGAAAATTATCTAAGAAATAAAGAATCAACTACTTCAATAGAACAAGTTTATTCACCCATGCCGGGCTTAATTTTAAAGTATTATAAAAATATTGATGATGAAGTAAAACAAGGAGACCCAATAATATTATTGGAGGCGATGAAAATGGAAAATGAAATTCACGCTCCTAAATCCGGAATTATTACTAATATACACGTTAAAATCGGAATATCGGTAGAAAAAAATCAACTGCTTATGAGCATTAAATAA
- a CDS encoding acetyl-CoA carboxylase biotin carboxylase subunit gives MQLFKKILIANRGEVAVRIINACSELGIVSAAIYSDADKNSLHVRSADEAYYIGNSQSSESYLNIEKIIQKAIEINADAIHPGYGFLSENGDFIKNVNEAGIKFIGPSYKSVQIMGNKTSARKLMNNFGIPIVPGTIEPIENYEEAENIAKQIGFPIMIKATAGGGGKGMRKISNLAELKKGIDHSKNESQKAFGNSSVYIEKFIENPKHIEVQILADEFGNYLHLYERECSVQRRHQKLLEEAPSSSINDELRNKVTTIAIAAAKAAEYTNAGTIEFLYDQNKNFYFLEMNTRLQVEHPVTEMITGIDIVKEQIKIANGEKLAIKQTDIKINGHAIECRIYAEDAENNFSPSTGKILHHRLPSGNGIRIDRGIDVLSEISIYYDSMLSKLITWGADRNEAISKMKRALGDYQIAGIKTNLNFFFWVLTNDIFLDSSFDNNFLENQFKNDSLNVNSKNEEISYNEISAILGAYLKFAKNVVSPAKNCINQKNNWIGQLYE, from the coding sequence TTGCAATTATTTAAAAAAATTTTAATTGCTAATCGTGGAGAAGTTGCAGTAAGAATTATTAATGCATGCAGTGAACTTGGAATTGTTTCTGCTGCAATCTATTCTGATGCAGATAAAAATTCTCTTCATGTAAGATCCGCGGATGAGGCATATTACATAGGCAACTCTCAAAGTTCTGAATCTTACTTGAACATCGAAAAAATTATTCAAAAAGCTATTGAAATAAATGCTGATGCAATTCACCCCGGTTACGGCTTCTTATCTGAAAATGGAGATTTTATTAAAAATGTAAACGAAGCCGGAATTAAATTTATTGGTCCAAGTTATAAGTCAGTTCAAATTATGGGAAACAAAACATCCGCAAGAAAATTAATGAATAATTTTGGAATTCCAATTGTTCCCGGGACAATTGAACCAATTGAAAATTATGAAGAAGCCGAAAATATTGCCAAGCAAATTGGTTTCCCAATAATGATTAAAGCAACTGCCGGCGGAGGTGGGAAAGGAATGAGAAAAATTTCCAATTTGGCTGAATTAAAAAAGGGAATTGACCATTCAAAAAACGAATCACAAAAAGCGTTTGGTAATTCATCTGTATATATTGAGAAATTTATAGAAAATCCGAAGCATATTGAAGTTCAAATTTTAGCGGATGAATTTGGAAATTATTTGCATTTGTACGAAAGAGAGTGTTCCGTTCAAAGAAGGCACCAAAAATTATTGGAGGAAGCTCCGTCTAGTTCAATCAATGATGAATTAAGAAATAAAGTTACAACAATTGCAATTGCCGCTGCAAAAGCTGCTGAGTATACAAATGCCGGTACAATTGAATTTTTATATGATCAAAATAAAAATTTTTATTTCTTGGAAATGAATACTAGACTTCAGGTTGAACATCCGGTCACTGAAATGATTACCGGAATTGATATTGTTAAAGAGCAGATTAAAATTGCAAACGGAGAAAAATTAGCTATAAAACAAACTGATATTAAAATTAACGGGCACGCAATTGAATGCAGAATTTACGCGGAAGATGCTGAAAATAATTTTTCGCCATCGACTGGAAAAATCCTTCATCATAGATTGCCTTCAGGTAATGGAATTAGAATCGACAGGGGAATAGACGTTTTGTCCGAAATATCAATATATTATGATTCCATGCTTTCAAAATTAATCACTTGGGGAGCGGATAGAAATGAAGCGATTTCAAAAATGAAACGTGCTTTAGGTGATTATCAAATTGCCGGTATTAAAACAAATTTGAATTTTTTCTTTTGGGTTTTAACAAATGATATATTTTTAGACTCTTCATTTGACAATAATTTTTTGGAAAATCAGTTTAAGAATGATTCTTTGAACGTAAATTCCAAAAACGAAGAAATATCTTACAATGAAATTTCTGCAATTTTGGGAGCATATTTAAAATTTGCCAAAAATGTAGTTTCCCCCGCAAAAAATTGTATTAATCAAAAAAATAATTGGATAGGCCAACTTTATGAATGA
- a CDS encoding endonuclease MutS2, with amino-acid sequence MISNLVLDKIEYNKVLNYISNYAITDLAKFKIISQKPFEKKEQAALKGKLVSEAKEILINFEYPPINYLPNLQKTLIQSRVNGIVLNQEEILKVFELSQISRRIFSFFKLNAANTELFSIYSNSFFVDKNFESLFSKIFNEKGEIRDSASAKLSDIRKEIIKKKSSLGNVIDKILKNLSDSYLVQEEYFTQRDGRLVIPIKAEHKRHVKGFIHSESNTGQTVYIEPEQTLELNNDILSLTFAEKREIERILRELTIIIGKNSEILMLAFETITELDDIFANAKYSLEIIGAFPQINDNRKIKIIEGRHPILLKKIGREKSIPLNFNFDKNNVTIITGPNAGGKTVVLKTIGLLSLLVQSGIHIPVQPDSEFMFFSNIMIDIGDEQSLEDDLSTFSSHLKNIKEILENADENSLILIDEIGTGTDPSEGAALATAFLLKISEINSIVITTTHHGNLKIIASEYEKFQNASMEFDIENLIPTYKFRQGIPGSSYAFEVASKIGLNKFIIDSAKQHLDTNKFKVEKFISELETKSVELNKKLNQMEIENSRLQGLTNLYEKENKKLKEQKDKIIGETKRKAEEFLVDLNSKFENTIKNIRETKADKNTIKEEKQKIEEIKKQIEVNYQVPKDENIQKDSFEINDYVKIKDSGTSGEIVEIDKAKDIFTIDTGKFKIKVKINNLVHAKKNNQAETYYGNKYSNVDFVSSRIDIRGRKPEEIEFELIKFIDSAALSNLKNIEIIHGKGTGVLRETVHTILKNHEMVASFEFANADFGGAGATLVKLK; translated from the coding sequence ATGATAAGTAATTTAGTTTTAGATAAAATAGAGTACAATAAAGTTTTAAATTATATTTCTAATTATGCAATTACAGATTTAGCTAAATTTAAAATCATTTCTCAAAAACCATTTGAGAAAAAAGAACAAGCCGCATTGAAAGGGAAATTGGTTTCCGAAGCAAAAGAAATTTTAATAAATTTTGAATACCCGCCGATTAATTATTTACCAAATCTTCAAAAAACATTAATTCAGAGCAGAGTTAACGGCATTGTACTAAACCAAGAAGAAATTTTAAAAGTATTCGAACTTTCTCAGATATCCAGAAGAATTTTTTCCTTTTTCAAACTAAATGCGGCAAATACAGAATTATTTAGTATTTACTCCAATTCATTTTTTGTAGATAAGAATTTTGAGTCGCTTTTTTCAAAAATATTTAATGAAAAAGGTGAGATAAGAGATTCCGCTAGCGCAAAATTGAGTGATATAAGAAAAGAAATTATTAAAAAGAAATCATCTCTCGGTAATGTGATAGATAAAATTCTTAAAAATCTAAGCGATTCTTATCTTGTTCAAGAAGAATATTTCACACAGCGCGACGGCAGACTTGTAATTCCAATTAAAGCCGAACACAAAAGACATGTTAAAGGATTTATACATTCTGAATCAAATACCGGACAAACAGTTTATATTGAACCAGAACAAACGCTGGAATTAAACAACGATATACTTTCGTTAACTTTTGCGGAAAAAAGAGAAATTGAAAGAATTTTGCGTGAGCTGACAATCATAATTGGAAAGAATTCCGAAATATTAATGTTAGCTTTTGAAACTATTACTGAATTAGATGATATTTTCGCGAATGCCAAATATTCACTGGAGATAATTGGTGCGTTTCCGCAAATCAATGACAATAGGAAAATTAAAATTATTGAAGGACGACACCCAATTTTACTAAAAAAAATTGGAAGAGAAAAATCAATTCCTTTAAATTTTAATTTTGACAAAAATAATGTTACAATTATAACCGGCCCAAACGCAGGCGGAAAAACTGTAGTTCTTAAAACAATTGGCTTATTATCTTTGCTTGTGCAAAGCGGAATTCATATTCCGGTACAACCCGATTCAGAATTTATGTTTTTTAGTAACATAATGATTGATATAGGTGACGAACAATCGCTTGAAGACGATTTATCCACATTCAGTTCTCATCTGAAGAATATTAAAGAAATTTTAGAAAATGCCGATGAAAATTCTTTAATACTAATTGATGAAATAGGAACTGGCACTGATCCAAGTGAAGGAGCAGCGCTTGCAACGGCATTTCTTCTAAAAATTTCCGAAATAAATTCAATTGTTATCACAACTACTCACCATGGAAATTTAAAAATTATTGCTTCAGAATATGAAAAATTTCAAAACGCTTCAATGGAATTCGATATTGAAAATTTAATCCCGACGTATAAATTTCGTCAGGGAATTCCGGGATCAAGCTACGCTTTTGAAGTCGCTTCAAAAATTGGACTCAATAAATTTATTATTGATTCAGCAAAACAGCATTTGGATACAAATAAATTTAAAGTTGAAAAATTTATTTCTGAACTTGAAACAAAATCAGTTGAATTAAACAAAAAATTAAATCAGATGGAAATCGAGAATTCGCGTCTGCAGGGACTTACAAATTTATATGAAAAAGAAAATAAAAAATTAAAAGAACAAAAAGATAAGATTATAGGCGAAACAAAAAGGAAAGCCGAAGAATTCTTAGTTGACTTAAACAGTAAATTTGAAAACACAATAAAAAATATTAGAGAAACCAAAGCTGATAAAAATACTATAAAAGAAGAAAAGCAAAAAATTGAGGAGATTAAAAAACAAATTGAAGTAAATTATCAGGTACCGAAAGATGAAAATATTCAGAAAGATTCGTTTGAAATTAATGATTATGTGAAAATTAAGGATTCCGGGACTTCAGGAGAGATTGTCGAAATTGACAAAGCAAAAGATATCTTCACTATTGATACCGGAAAGTTTAAAATTAAAGTTAAAATAAATAACCTAGTTCATGCAAAAAAAAATAATCAAGCCGAAACTTATTATGGAAACAAATATAGCAATGTCGATTTCGTTAGTTCCAGAATTGACATTCGCGGAAGAAAACCGGAAGAAATAGAATTTGAATTAATAAAATTTATTGATTCCGCCGCTTTAAGTAATTTAAAGAATATCGAAATAATTCATGGAAAAGGAACAGGAGTTTTAAGAGAAACTGTCCATACAATTCTAAAAAATCATGAAATGGTTGCATCGTTTGAATTTGCAAATGCAGATTTCGGAGGAGCAGGTGCAACATTGGTAAAACTAAAATAA
- a CDS encoding CvpA family protein: MDIILLIVFGIGFILGYKDGLVRKIIGLAGLILGIYLSITYASKLGDQLSPLFNNESYLAKLVGGLIIFLSTILFASIVKRLIHPVDKVNKFLNQLLGGIAGTVQIIFFSSVFLLLLNVISIPRQDVKDNSLLYKPIYNVTPGIIDLLMGSNFKTEGFLKDYIENKNSEEVPEEFTTPIDLDTLNTKNDK, translated from the coding sequence ATGGATATAATTCTTCTTATTGTTTTTGGAATCGGATTTATTTTAGGTTATAAAGACGGGTTAGTAAGAAAAATTATTGGACTTGCCGGTTTAATTTTGGGTATTTACCTTTCAATAACATACGCCTCAAAACTTGGTGATCAGCTTTCTCCATTATTTAACAACGAATCATATTTGGCAAAACTTGTTGGCGGTCTTATAATATTTTTAAGCACAATTTTATTTGCATCCATTGTAAAACGACTCATTCACCCTGTTGATAAAGTAAATAAATTCTTAAACCAATTGCTTGGAGGAATAGCCGGAACAGTTCAAATTATTTTTTTTTCTAGCGTGTTTTTATTACTGCTAAATGTTATTAGTATTCCAAGGCAGGACGTGAAAGATAATTCGCTGTTATATAAACCAATTTACAATGTTACACCCGGTATTATTGATCTTTTAATGGGTTCAAATTTTAAAACTGAAGGATTTTTAAAAGACTATATCGAAAATAAAAACAGTGAAGAAGTCCCCGAAGAATTTACAACTCCTATTGATTTAGATACGCTGAATACAAAAAATGATAAGTAA
- a CDS encoding GatB/YqeY domain-containing protein, with the protein MSLKEKINEDLKEAMKSQDKVKLNTIRSIRALILEFEKSGIGKELSAEDEIKLLTSAAKKRKDSIEQFAKAGRTDLEEKEKQELEILQTYLPKQLSVEEITNKVKSIAQEIGAATKADFGKLMSESMKNLKGLADGNEIRKIVENILG; encoded by the coding sequence ATGTCGCTCAAAGAAAAGATTAATGAAGATTTAAAAGAAGCGATGAAATCGCAGGATAAGGTTAAGTTAAATACTATTAGATCAATCAGAGCTCTCATTTTGGAGTTTGAAAAAAGTGGAATAGGCAAAGAACTTTCGGCAGAAGATGAAATAAAATTATTAACATCTGCCGCCAAAAAGAGAAAAGATTCTATAGAACAGTTTGCAAAAGCGGGTAGAACAGACCTTGAAGAAAAAGAAAAACAAGAATTGGAAATTCTTCAAACATATCTTCCTAAACAGTTATCTGTTGAAGAAATAACAAATAAAGTAAAATCTATTGCACAAGAAATAGGCGCCGCGACAAAAGCTGATTTTGGTAAACTTATGTCAGAATCCATGAAGAATTTAAAAGGTTTAGCTGACGGAAATGAAATAAGAAAAATAGTTGAAAATATTTTAGGTTAA
- a CDS encoding biopolymer transporter ExbD, translated as MKFEKSRAKAKTEVSTASLPDIIFMLLLFFMVATTMREQEIFVKFVLPEAKAVQKIEDKRLVSYIWIGDNERIQIDDNIVQLADIQDIMYKKRVDIPKVIVSLRIDKNSSMGLVMDIQQALRKADARRINYSASSKL; from the coding sequence ATGAAATTTGAAAAATCACGAGCAAAAGCAAAAACAGAAGTTTCAACAGCGTCTTTGCCAGACATTATTTTTATGCTACTTTTATTTTTTATGGTTGCTACAACCATGAGAGAGCAAGAAATATTTGTTAAATTTGTTCTTCCGGAAGCTAAAGCGGTTCAAAAAATTGAAGATAAAAGACTTGTATCATATATTTGGATTGGAGATAATGAAAGAATTCAGATTGACGATAATATAGTTCAATTAGCTGATATTCAAGATATTATGTATAAGAAAAGAGTAGATATACCAAAAGTAATTGTATCTTTGAGAATTGATAAAAATTCCAGCATGGGTTTAGTTATGGATATTCAACAAGCATTGAGAAAAGCTGACGCAAGAAGAATAAATTATTCAGCTTCTAGTAAATTGTAA
- a CDS encoding biopolymer transporter ExbD: protein MIADKKKTRPGGEFSAASMADITFLLLLFFLVTTNIDVDTGIGMVLPEYVPETERIEMPISKDRLVAILVNENGDVLLNNEIIAIPQIKDLLKERIKSKIELPKNKKLVVSIKTDRQTNYNIFIQTLDQVELAFSEVREEYAMGRWGKKLKDLTEEEDDELKEKVYKVVSFAEPESIKK from the coding sequence ATGATTGCAGATAAGAAAAAAACAAGACCAGGTGGAGAATTTTCTGCCGCATCTATGGCAGATATTACATTCTTACTTCTACTTTTCTTCCTTGTAACAACCAACATTGACGTTGATACAGGTATTGGAATGGTTCTTCCGGAATATGTACCGGAAACAGAAAGAATAGAAATGCCTATATCAAAGGATAGATTGGTTGCAATTCTTGTAAACGAAAATGGTGATGTTCTGTTAAATAATGAAATAATTGCTATTCCGCAGATTAAAGATTTACTAAAGGAAAGAATTAAAAGTAAAATCGAATTACCAAAAAATAAAAAATTAGTTGTTTCAATTAAAACGGATAGGCAAACGAACTATAATATTTTTATTCAGACTCTTGATCAGGTTGAATTGGCTTTCTCTGAAGTTAGAGAAGAATATGCTATGGGAAGATGGGGCAAAAAACTTAAAGATTTAACTGAAGAAGAAGATGATGAATTAAAAGAGAAAGTATACAAAGTTGTTTCATTTGCTGAACCGGAATCAATTAAGAAGTAG
- a CDS encoding MotA/TolQ/ExbB proton channel family protein gives MHFTELFGSITYILAQAESTSILTYLQEKFIAGGGFMWPILGCLILGLAFSFERMWTLTRSSTNTKKFIVAVKDALKKGGINEAMKLCENTRGSIASVFHAGLLRADEGVEAAEKAIMTYGAIEMSFLERGLIWISLFISLAPMLGFTGTVQGMIMSFDDIAAANSMSPAIVATGISVALLTTLFGLVVAMTLQFFYNYFISRIDKIVGDMEESSIELIDALYEMKK, from the coding sequence ATGCATTTCACTGAATTATTTGGATCAATTACTTACATATTGGCTCAAGCAGAATCTACCAGCATACTTACTTATTTACAAGAAAAATTTATCGCTGGTGGAGGATTCATGTGGCCGATTCTAGGTTGCTTGATTTTAGGCTTGGCATTTTCATTTGAAAGAATGTGGACACTTACAAGATCTAGCACCAATACAAAAAAATTCATTGTTGCCGTTAAAGATGCGTTGAAAAAAGGCGGAATTAACGAAGCAATGAAATTGTGTGAAAACACAAGAGGTTCAATTGCATCCGTTTTTCATGCAGGTCTTTTAAGAGCAGATGAAGGCGTAGAAGCTGCTGAAAAAGCAATTATGACATATGGCGCTATTGAAATGAGTTTTCTTGAAAGAGGTCTTATTTGGATTTCTCTTTTCATTAGCTTGGCTCCAATGCTTGGTTTTACTGGAACAGTACAGGGAATGATTATGTCATTTGATGATATTGCTGCGGCAAATTCAATGTCACCCGCAATTGTTGCTACCGGTATTTCTGTAGCTTTATTAACTACATTGTTTGGATTAGTTGTTGCTATGACTTTGCAATTTTTCTATAACTATTTTATTTCAAGAATTGATAAAATTGTTGGCGACATGGAAGAAAGTTCAATTGAACTTATCGACGCTTTGTATGAAATGAAAAAGTAA
- a CDS encoding endonuclease/exonuclease/phosphatase family protein has translation MKKNLNFYLLILLFILSSSCTQNHKTIAQTENELFIANWNVENLFDTVDDPNKNDEEFLPNGDRNWDNKRLNTKLENLSKVIKYMNYGNGPDILGIEEVENEELLKSLINNYLKSDYYKTAYSESPDERGIDVGLIYNSRKFQLKKVESVKIKFDEPKSSRDILFVKLNYIITNEIINVFVNHWPSRREGLKESEKFRINAAEALNAKISEILEDDQNANVIILGDFNDMPANISISKTLKAASFDCNDSKNDDSELFNLSYNLFQKGEGSYKYKDHWNMLDQIIVSKSLTDNKNLDYICDSFKIIKPEFMIEKGGKFDGNPFPTYGGKKYLGGFSDHFPVGAKFTVKK, from the coding sequence ATGAAAAAAAATCTTAACTTCTATTTACTTATATTACTTTTTATACTCAGTAGTTCTTGTACACAGAATCATAAGACAATAGCACAAACAGAAAATGAATTATTTATCGCAAATTGGAATGTTGAAAATTTATTTGATACCGTAGATGACCCAAATAAAAATGACGAAGAATTTTTACCAAACGGTGATAGAAACTGGGATAATAAGCGGCTAAATACAAAATTGGAAAATTTGTCAAAAGTTATTAAATATATGAACTATGGGAACGGACCTGATATTTTAGGAATTGAAGAAGTTGAAAATGAAGAGTTGTTAAAAAGTTTGATCAATAATTATTTGAAAAGTGACTATTATAAAACTGCTTATTCCGAATCACCTGATGAAAGAGGAATTGATGTTGGACTTATTTATAATTCTAGAAAATTTCAATTAAAAAAAGTTGAATCAGTTAAAATAAAATTTGATGAACCAAAATCTTCACGTGATATATTATTTGTGAAATTAAATTATATAATCACAAATGAAATAATTAATGTTTTTGTTAATCATTGGCCAAGTAGAAGAGAAGGGTTAAAAGAATCCGAAAAATTCAGAATAAATGCCGCTGAGGCTTTAAATGCAAAAATTTCAGAAATTTTAGAAGATGATCAAAACGCGAATGTAATTATTTTAGGTGATTTTAACGATATGCCTGCTAATATTTCCATTAGCAAAACTCTTAAAGCTGCATCTTTTGATTGTAATGATTCAAAAAATGATGATTCAGAATTGTTTAATTTATCATACAATTTATTTCAAAAAGGTGAAGGAAGCTATAAATATAAAGATCACTGGAATATGCTTGATCAAATAATAGTATCAAAGTCATTAACAGATAACAAAAACCTTGATTATATTTGCGATTCATTCAAAATTATTAAACCTGAATTTATGATTGAAAAAGGAGGGAAGTTCGATGGAAATCCTTTCCCGACTTACGGCGGGAAAAAATATTTGGGTGGATTTAGCGATCATTTTCCAGTTGGCGCAAAATTTACTGTAAAAAAATAA